CAAAATTACCGAAACGgagtacttggaaatcaagtATGTTTTGGGGGTTCTCCATAAGTTGTATATTCGGGatacagaagaagaagaacctcaagagaagttcttgagtGAACTAAGTCAAACAGATGCGTTTGTATTTGAGTCTCGTTTATTCGATCTCTTGCAATCAAATGAGATCCTgaaagtgttgaagttcaagaacttgctAGTGTCTTATATCACCATATTTAAGTTCATCCGGTTGACCAGTCCACCTCAATTTCAGAAGTTCATAAATCCACTTGACATCCGGTTGATTATTGGAAACAATCTCACCAATGCTTTCGGGATCTGGACACTAAATGAAGGTGACAAGGACTTCCTTGGGTTTGGGGTGTACCCATCTGGTTCATTTTTCAACCATTCTTGTACTcccaatatcatcaagagGAGAATTAACAACGAATTACACTTTCTTACGCTTGCAGATATCCAGAAAAATGACGAATTGTGCATTGACTACGGGAACTATTTAGAGGAACCAGTCAATATCCGAAGAAAGGAGTTGAGTGAGTGGTTTTTCATCTGTACCTGCAAAAGATGTGAGATGGAAGCTCAAACTTAGGTGAAaaactttttgaactcttcaCAGTCTTGAGtttccttgaacttgggCTGTTGACATTTATCCCAATACAAACGCTTGGGACTCCTTATAATATATGACAATACTCTTCTAGGGAACTGTAGATCGATGATTTTACTGTCATCTTCGATAGTACTTTGGTACACCACCGGAACCTCATCCTTGTATACTTTGAAGCTGATGTACTGTGAATCTACGTCCACTGCATCGAcattcttgaactccaatttGTGGTTTTTGTTATATTTCTCGTTGTTGGTTTGAGCCTTCTcctccaacaccttggagAATTTATCCTCTTCAAGGAACTTATTATGTATGGGCAAAAATTGCCTATGATAATGAACGTTCTTCTCAAGgttcaaatcaaaaacCACTAGCACAAAGTCAGGATAGTTTTGTTTGAACTTGTGGAATAGTTTGACTTCGAATTCGTTCATCTCAGCATCAACTTCCTTGGTGTTTTTTGACATATGGTCCACAGGAGTGATGATTCCGTGGCCCGAAAATGGCATAGAGGCATTCGACCGTGTCAATGGCCCCTTG
The sequence above is drawn from the Yamadazyma tenuis chromosome 3, complete sequence genome and encodes:
- the SET6 gene encoding Histone-lysine N-methyltransferase set-6 (COG:B; EggNog:ENOG503P013), which gives rise to MEIPSEEITLVDKEQAILSQISPFFQVSETKYGGKGCFSYESIPRGTDILVSKPLGFTISKDFKKEVCHKCFNYDNGKTMKFRLSLPTFKNQSICFCSEKCLSAFKSMKYYEVYLRSLLNLDKLYTTFCTEEMAEVPVAGVSEFIHTIKGKWEQVEQWDASVLKTKPTKWQKLIPKITETEYLEIKYVLGVLHKLYIRDTEEEEPQEKFLSELSQTDAFVFESRLFDLLQSNEISKVLKFKNLLVSYITIFKFIRLTSPPQFQKFINPLDIRLIIGNNLTNAFGIWTLNEGDKDFLGFGVYPSGSFFNHSCTPNIIKRRINNELHFLTLADIQKNDELCIDYGNYLEEPM